Sequence from the Amycolatopsis sp. NBC_00345 genome:
ATCACCGAACGCACGGGGACCGCGCCGTGCCTCGCCACCGTGCTGGTGGGTGACGACCCCGCGTCGCACACGTATGTGCGGATGAAGCAGGCCCGCTGCGCGAAGGCCGGGATCTCCTCCCGCCACGTCGGGTTGCCCGCCGAGACGACCACGGACCAGCTCGTCGCCACCCTCACCGAACTGTCCGAAGACGTTGGTGTGCAAGGAATCCTGCCGCAGCACCCCGCCGGTCCGCACATCGACGAGCGCGCCGCGTTCGAGGCGATCGCGCCGGAGAAGGACGTCGACGGGGTCACCGCGCGCTCGTTCGCCGGGATGGGACTGGGGATTCCCGGCTTCACGTCGTGCACGCCGGGCGGGATCGTCCGGCTGCTCGACGAGTACGGCGTCGACCCGGCCGGACGGCGGGCCGTGGTCGTCGGGCGCAGCCCGATCCTCGGGCGGCCGATGGGGATGCTGCTGCTCGGGCGCGACGCCACCGTCACGTACGCGCATTCGCGCACCACAAACCTCGCCGAAGTGGTGCGGGAGGCCGACATCCTCGTCGCCGCCGTCGGGAAGTCGCGGTTCATCCGGGGCGAGGACGTGAAGCCGGGCGCGGTGGTCGTCGACGCGGGGTACAACCCGGGCAACGTCGGCGACGTCGACTTCGAGACGGCGCGGCACCGCGCGAGACTCATCACGCCGGTCCCCGGCGGCGTCGGCCCGATGACGATCGCCGTGCTGCTGGCCCAGACCGTCGACGCCGCCGCCCGCGCGCTGGGCTAAACCGCGGCTGTGGCGA
This genomic interval carries:
- a CDS encoding bifunctional 5,10-methylenetetrahydrofolate dehydrogenase/5,10-methenyltetrahydrofolate cyclohydrolase, which gives rise to MPTPTTARLMDGRELARRTVARAAAEAAAITERTGTAPCLATVLVGDDPASHTYVRMKQARCAKAGISSRHVGLPAETTTDQLVATLTELSEDVGVQGILPQHPAGPHIDERAAFEAIAPEKDVDGVTARSFAGMGLGIPGFTSCTPGGIVRLLDEYGVDPAGRRAVVVGRSPILGRPMGMLLLGRDATVTYAHSRTTNLAEVVREADILVAAVGKSRFIRGEDVKPGAVVVDAGYNPGNVGDVDFETARHRARLITPVPGGVGPMTIAVLLAQTVDAAARALG